In Candidatus Nomurabacteria bacterium, a genomic segment contains:
- a CDS encoding ABC transporter ATP-binding protein, whose product MAEQSRKKPIIELKNIIKEFRVGKNTIRVLKDINARIEPQEFIIILGPSGSGKSTLLNTIIGLERPTSGQVLVANEDLTTLSSDKLAAFRLQNYGVVYQRPDWIKALNIVQNVAFPLAIANHSMTEAIPKAIELLKRFGMDDHAEYAPSELSGGQQQKCEIARSLIMDPDIVIADEPTGNLDTDSAERVMNIFTELREKDKKTVIMVTHNIEYVRYATHTIYVRDGRVLEGEQSFGTKKK is encoded by the coding sequence ATGGCTGAGCAAAGCAGAAAAAAACCGATTATCGAACTCAAAAATATTATCAAAGAATTCCGAGTGGGGAAGAATACGATTCGTGTCCTTAAAGATATTAACGCACGAATTGAACCACAGGAGTTTATCATTATTCTCGGACCATCTGGATCAGGAAAGTCGACGCTTTTGAATACCATAATTGGTTTAGAGCGCCCCACCTCCGGTCAAGTTTTGGTTGCGAATGAAGATCTCACTACACTCAGCTCTGATAAGTTGGCAGCTTTTCGTTTACAGAATTACGGCGTGGTATACCAGCGTCCTGACTGGATAAAAGCTTTGAATATCGTACAAAATGTAGCCTTTCCTTTAGCTATTGCAAATCATTCCATGACAGAAGCAATTCCTAAGGCAATCGAACTTCTAAAGCGCTTTGGTATGGACGATCATGCTGAATATGCGCCAAGCGAACTCTCTGGTGGACAACAACAGAAGTGCGAAATTGCTCGATCCTTAATAATGGATCCAGACATTGTTATTGCTGACGAGCCTACAGGAAACCTGGATACTGATTCAGCTGAGCGCGTGATGAATATATTTACCGAATTGCGAGAAAAGGATAAGAAAACTGTAATCATGGTTACTCATAACATTGAATATGTTCGCTATGCGACCCATACTATTTATGTACGAGATGGTCGTGTATTAGAAGGTGAACAATCATTCGGCACAAAGAAGAAGTAG
- a CDS encoding hydroxyacid dehydrogenase, whose protein sequence is MKKISTRKKNLNQHTTFLGCDDWELNYFRSKFRATPASFLKQVTLPPSQRAIGEKTTVLSVFITTPIDEALLKQFPNVKYIATRSTGYDHCESTLLKERGVKVANVPSYGENTVAEMAFALLLSMTRKIHPTYCRIQDGNCSRDDLRGIDLRGKTLGVVGAGRIGQHAIRMGLGFGMKVLAYDPKRNAQLAKELGFQYANLSSLVKKSDVLTVHAPYFPSTHHILNKKNLSQCKKGMYLINTARGELIETEALYRGIKNGSIAGAGLDVLEDEASVLKPSWKPANKQEARIAQMNAELIRHPNVLYTPHNAYNTTEAIQRIADTTIDNILSFLRQKPKNLVI, encoded by the coding sequence GTGAAAAAAATCTCAACGCGTAAAAAGAATTTAAATCAGCACACGACTTTTCTAGGCTGTGATGATTGGGAGTTAAATTATTTTCGTTCCAAGTTCCGTGCAACGCCTGCTTCGTTTCTCAAGCAGGTAACTTTGCCTCCGTCACAGCGTGCAATCGGTGAAAAAACTACTGTGCTATCTGTTTTTATCACCACACCGATTGATGAAGCGCTGCTTAAGCAATTTCCGAATGTTAAATATATTGCCACTCGATCAACTGGTTATGATCATTGTGAAAGCACGTTACTCAAAGAGAGGGGTGTAAAGGTAGCCAACGTGCCAAGTTACGGCGAAAACACAGTGGCGGAGATGGCTTTTGCTTTGTTGTTAAGCATGACGAGAAAAATTCATCCGACATATTGCCGCATTCAGGATGGAAATTGTTCTCGCGATGATTTACGTGGTATAGACTTGCGTGGTAAAACACTTGGCGTTGTCGGCGCTGGTCGCATTGGCCAACATGCAATTCGCATGGGCTTAGGTTTCGGTATGAAGGTGCTCGCCTATGATCCTAAACGTAACGCACAACTGGCAAAAGAATTAGGCTTTCAATATGCTAACCTCAGCAGCTTAGTTAAAAAATCTGACGTGCTCACTGTACATGCGCCATATTTCCCAAGCACGCATCACATTTTAAATAAGAAAAATCTCAGCCAATGTAAAAAAGGTATGTACCTGATTAACACTGCTCGCGGAGAACTCATCGAAACTGAAGCACTGTATCGCGGTATAAAAAATGGAAGTATTGCCGGAGCAGGATTGGATGTACTAGAAGATGAAGCGAGTGTGTTGAAACCATCCTGGAAGCCTGCAAATAAACAAGAAGCACGAATTGCTCAGATGAATGCTGAGTTGATTCGACATCCAAATGTGCTCTACACACCTCATAATGCATATAACACAACCGAGGCAATTCAGCGCATCGCTGATACGACGATAGATAACATTCTTTCTTTTCTCCGACAAAAGCCAAAAAACCTAGTAATTTAG
- a CDS encoding host attachment protein has translation MIQNQEAGLFLFFKIGECYDIATMHISLNLPQFRRQRALFIVTDKEHAKFFEVSNGEINELEEMAIHPDPSEGRLASGGRRKKIPRKGRLVKSPLGQEGLYYQFAKKVSQGGLALEKKRPYKAIYLFAPHHYRHELLDRLHAYVTKKIAHVIDGDYIHEHPVELLHRVRSIAKLDGV, from the coding sequence ATGATCCAAAATCAAGAGGCGGGACTTTTTCTTTTCTTCAAGATTGGGGAGTGCTATGATATAGCTACCATGCATATTAGTTTAAACTTGCCACAATTCCGTCGTCAGCGCGCACTATTTATCGTGACCGATAAGGAACACGCGAAGTTTTTTGAAGTTTCCAATGGTGAGATTAACGAGCTGGAAGAGATGGCAATTCATCCTGACCCGAGTGAAGGTAGATTAGCCAGCGGCGGTCGTCGTAAAAAAATTCCCCGCAAAGGTAGGCTTGTTAAGTCACCACTCGGCCAAGAGGGGCTTTATTATCAGTTTGCCAAAAAAGTAAGTCAGGGCGGTTTAGCTTTGGAAAAAAAGCGGCCCTATAAAGCGATTTATCTTTTTGCGCCACATCACTACCGACATGAATTACTTGATCGCCTGCATGCCTATGTGACCAAAAAAATCGCCCACGTGATTGATGGCGACTATATTCATGAACATCCAGTGGAATTACTGCATCGTGTTCGTTCAATTGCAAAACTGGATGGAGTATAA
- a CDS encoding fibronectin type III domain-containing protein produces the protein MRHFSVGHKGLTPRVSRKNSRHSKLSRYKSRYHVQVILTLTVLVFASVFGVAIPYLQAVPTNNTETFTLSSDFSGGVLTDVDVSNDEIKLSGGAENWWDANYQYRRQLTVTNDSAGTAEVGTTATISIDTSALETAGKLRSDRNDWRVVYWNGSSNEELDRVYESTSSTVFAIQATIAGSGGSSSDYYVYYGYSSESSTPPSTVGNVKTVLSMHTTANQVLTSGVTNLGIATDGDYVYMSNGSQLSKLNLDGSLVGTKTVSIGGANRGLGFADGRVIGRDLSNNLYAYDWDSSTLSPLSIPGGHPLLSGQSWMNHNLVTDSSDRIGTVQYASGGMILRRYTISGNTLTWLDDITLGGTYHSVDNHGFTMSNDYLVMVSYSDGWRRWSLPDGTEEVDFGNFGGTGTNTETHPSGMSNPTFIDYNWKTGEIYLGDYSSAEYFRYANEALVTSPTLSVTDGGEVGSLTPIGTFASNQTDTGDDAFINLARIFAWGSGGGDSDTAFTANVTMSDPSHSTLSFELRSASSIANLASATYYSLGSPTSSGAYTLTKGQMDALNSGSGVLPSSVNKYFQLRISFTSSDGLANPSVQDFAFHYQEDNDAPSPPSPVNGAGYDEEGGDVISQTTWYNYPTPYFTWDDAIDGDSSIDGYYVCFGTSSCDPSAGSYVTTAEYTAVSLTSNQKYSLRVKARDTAGNVSATFSVFEYWYDATPPANPSGILPDPAGFTNVNDFDFTWNTGSDAGGSGIAEYCYKTGEDGYVETCTASTSVTGITAYQEGANIFYVRSKDIAGNLPTFYTQVSYYYSANAPSPPQGLEVDPTENTANSFTFTWLLPASYSNPIATYHYSVNALPTASNTTATTNLSVGPGAFATQQGTNIFYVVAKDTAGNVEWDSYAAVEFTANTTAPGIPTGVTLTDSSIRAQNKYSLTLTWDAPENEGSGIDHYVIDRSTTIGCSDGSGTWVQHATTTAEGYFDPNLSNTTTYCYRVKAADNAGAQSATSSIVSMRPEGRFTEPPELIGSPGVEAYIQSATVEWLTDREGSSFVEFGTAADTLDRIMGQDDFVTSHSVTLLDLEPATTYYYRTKYTDQDSNTGYSSVLSFTTADAPSAPTNLSVDPESNTRNSFTFAWDPPSDAGVTIQGYFYSVNDVPTSTNTSFTAQQELGPGAYATRQGENVFYLVAIDEANNVNYDNYAAVAFTATTPAPAIPTGLIITDASNRETEDYSIALKWKAVTTEQAGSLEDDAVTYEILRSTDGDSFSTVANITSTGYLDVDLDNTTEYYYQVKAKDSAGAASAPSTTVSDIPEGRYTTPPEITKGPNVTPDSFEAGIAWETDRDADSHVEYGTNSSLGEEQGTIDETDDHSVQLEGLQPETTYYYRIRSRDQDGNVALSSITTFTTLEAPFVSEVLVSDIRLYDAYINWTTNKATTTSLEYGTTTGYGQTITDTSGSLTTTHTVHLENLTDDTTYNFKPTGVDITGNNPASGNYTFTTLTFPRVENITWANQAEGETEVQWTTNVPTTSQVEYYNETTPAKTQGNTVLTTEHSVLLFGLDDATIYQFQVRGTDQFGYEAISDEQEFRTLEDTTPPVVSNVQVESNTIGSGELSRVQIIVRWTTNEPTSSQVRFGEGNNLSSESDVNPELVYDHLLVVSDLEPARTYNIQAIAVDKAGNSTDSDTYRVLTTRRRDSFLQLVIGNLEDTFAWFTNIGGF, from the coding sequence ATGCGACATTTTAGCGTAGGACATAAAGGATTAACTCCGAGAGTAAGTCGGAAAAACTCACGTCATTCAAAATTATCACGATATAAGTCAAGATATCACGTTCAAGTTATTCTCACCTTGACGGTTCTTGTTTTTGCTTCAGTGTTTGGGGTAGCTATTCCATACCTACAAGCGGTTCCAACAAATAATACCGAGACCTTTACGCTGAGTAGCGATTTTAGTGGAGGGGTATTAACTGATGTTGATGTGAGTAATGACGAAATTAAACTGTCTGGAGGAGCGGAAAATTGGTGGGACGCAAACTATCAATATCGTCGACAACTTACGGTTACAAATGATTCTGCTGGAACTGCTGAAGTAGGCACAACAGCTACCATCAGCATTGATACTTCGGCGCTTGAGACAGCAGGGAAGTTGCGTTCAGATCGTAATGACTGGCGAGTAGTATATTGGAACGGCTCGAGTAATGAAGAGCTTGATCGTGTCTACGAAAGTACTAGTTCGACTGTTTTTGCTATTCAGGCCACTATCGCGGGAAGTGGTGGATCAAGTAGTGATTATTATGTGTACTACGGGTACTCAAGTGAGTCCTCAACTCCGCCAAGTACGGTGGGTAACGTAAAGACGGTACTCAGCATGCATACAACCGCTAACCAAGTTTTAACAAGTGGAGTTACAAACCTTGGTATTGCTACTGACGGTGACTACGTTTACATGTCAAATGGGTCTCAGTTATCAAAACTTAACCTTGATGGGTCATTAGTTGGCACTAAGACAGTGAGTATTGGTGGTGCAAATAGAGGACTCGGTTTTGCTGATGGACGGGTTATTGGTCGAGACTTAAGTAATAATCTTTATGCGTATGACTGGGATAGCTCAACATTATCTCCATTGAGTATTCCAGGTGGACATCCACTTTTATCAGGTCAATCCTGGATGAATCATAATCTTGTGACTGATTCGAGCGATCGGATTGGTACCGTGCAGTATGCATCTGGCGGTATGATTCTGCGTCGCTACACTATTAGTGGTAACACGCTCACTTGGTTAGATGATATCACCCTAGGTGGAACCTATCACTCAGTAGATAATCATGGCTTTACTATGAGCAACGACTATCTCGTAATGGTGAGTTATAGTGATGGATGGCGACGATGGAGCTTGCCTGATGGTACAGAGGAAGTTGACTTTGGGAATTTTGGCGGGACTGGTACAAATACTGAAACTCACCCTAGTGGGATGTCGAATCCAACTTTTATTGATTATAACTGGAAGACCGGGGAAATATATCTTGGTGACTATAGTTCAGCTGAGTATTTTCGATATGCTAATGAAGCTTTAGTTACTTCTCCTACTTTATCTGTTACTGATGGAGGTGAAGTTGGATCACTTACTCCTATTGGTACCTTTGCTTCAAATCAAACTGATACAGGGGATGACGCATTTATAAATCTTGCTCGCATCTTTGCCTGGGGGAGTGGTGGCGGTGATAGTGATACAGCATTTACCGCAAACGTAACGATGAGCGATCCTTCTCATTCGACACTTAGCTTTGAGCTACGTAGTGCTTCATCTATTGCTAATCTAGCGTCAGCAACATATTACTCACTTGGCTCGCCAACGAGCTCTGGTGCATATACGCTGACCAAAGGACAGATGGATGCTTTAAATAGTGGAAGCGGGGTTTTACCCTCCAGTGTGAATAAGTATTTTCAGTTACGCATTTCATTTACCTCAAGTGATGGCTTAGCCAACCCTTCAGTGCAGGATTTTGCTTTTCATTATCAGGAAGACAACGACGCCCCATCACCACCATCGCCGGTTAACGGAGCTGGGTATGATGAAGAGGGTGGAGATGTCATCTCTCAAACTACCTGGTATAACTACCCAACTCCATACTTTACTTGGGATGATGCCATAGATGGAGATTCTAGTATTGATGGGTATTATGTTTGCTTTGGAACTAGCAGTTGCGATCCAAGCGCTGGTTCCTATGTGACTACTGCAGAGTATACTGCAGTGTCGTTAACAAGCAATCAAAAGTATTCTTTACGAGTGAAGGCTCGTGACACTGCTGGGAATGTTTCTGCAACCTTCTCGGTATTTGAATATTGGTACGACGCCACCCCACCAGCCAATCCCTCTGGTATCCTGCCTGATCCGGCTGGCTTTACCAATGTGAATGACTTTGACTTCACCTGGAATACCGGCTCCGATGCGGGTGGCTCTGGTATTGCTGAATACTGCTACAAGACCGGAGAAGATGGCTATGTCGAAACCTGTACCGCCTCCACCTCAGTCACGGGTATTACTGCCTACCAAGAAGGAGCCAATATCTTTTACGTGAGAAGTAAAGATATCGCTGGCAACCTCCCCACCTTCTACACCCAGGTCTCTTACTACTACTCTGCCAATGCGCCTTCACCACCGCAAGGACTCGAGGTGGACCCCACAGAGAACACGGCCAACTCCTTTACCTTTACCTGGCTACTTCCCGCCTCCTACTCCAATCCGATTGCCACCTACCATTACTCGGTAAATGCCTTACCCACGGCAAGTAACACGACCGCAACGACCAACCTCAGTGTCGGTCCTGGTGCCTTTGCCACCCAACAAGGCACGAACATCTTCTATGTCGTCGCCAAAGACACGGCTGGCAACGTGGAATGGGACTCCTACGCTGCAGTTGAGTTCACCGCCAATACCACTGCTCCAGGTATTCCAACTGGTGTGACCCTGACAGACTCATCCATTCGGGCCCAGAACAAGTATTCCCTCACCCTCACCTGGGATGCTCCAGAGAACGAAGGCTCAGGTATTGATCACTACGTCATTGACCGCTCAACCACTATCGGCTGCAGTGATGGTTCAGGTACCTGGGTCCAGCATGCCACCACCACCGCTGAAGGCTACTTTGATCCGAATCTTTCCAATACCACGACCTACTGCTACCGCGTGAAGGCAGCCGACAATGCCGGAGCCCAATCAGCGACCTCTTCTATTGTTTCCATGCGTCCAGAAGGCCGCTTCACTGAACCCCCAGAACTCATTGGCTCCCCAGGGGTTGAGGCCTACATCCAGTCGGCCACCGTCGAGTGGCTGACTGATCGCGAAGGCAGCTCCTTTGTGGAGTTTGGCACTGCTGCAGATACCCTTGATCGCATCATGGGCCAAGATGACTTTGTGACGAGTCACAGTGTCACCCTCCTCGATCTTGAGCCAGCCACCACCTACTACTATCGTACGAAATACACTGACCAAGACAGTAATACCGGCTATTCTTCAGTCCTCTCCTTTACCACTGCTGATGCACCGTCAGCTCCGACCAACCTCAGTGTGGACCCAGAGAGTAATACCCGAAACTCCTTTACCTTTGCCTGGGATCCCCCCAGTGATGCTGGAGTCACTATTCAAGGCTACTTCTACAGTGTGAATGATGTCCCCACCAGTACGAATACCTCCTTCACTGCTCAGCAAGAGCTTGGCCCTGGCGCATATGCCACGAGACAAGGGGAGAACGTCTTCTACCTTGTCGCTATTGATGAAGCGAACAATGTGAACTACGACAACTATGCTGCAGTCGCTTTCACTGCCACGACCCCCGCTCCTGCCATCCCCACCGGCCTCATCATTACCGATGCCTCGAACCGAGAAACTGAAGACTACTCTATTGCCTTGAAGTGGAAAGCAGTGACCACTGAACAAGCCGGTAGCCTGGAAGATGACGCGGTGACCTACGAGATTCTCCGTTCCACTGATGGAGACAGCTTCTCCACCGTGGCCAACATTACCTCGACTGGCTACCTGGACGTCGATCTCGACAATACGACGGAGTATTACTACCAAGTGAAAGCCAAAGACTCCGCCGGCGCTGCTTCAGCTCCTTCGACCACCGTCTCAGATATCCCTGAGGGGAGATATACCACTCCACCGGAGATTACGAAGGGTCCAAATGTAACCCCGGATTCATTTGAAGCAGGCATTGCCTGGGAAACCGATCGAGACGCAGACTCGCATGTTGAGTACGGGACGAATTCTTCTTTAGGGGAGGAACAGGGTACAATCGATGAGACTGACGATCATTCCGTCCAACTCGAAGGACTCCAACCAGAAACGACTTATTACTATCGCATTCGTTCACGTGACCAAGATGGCAATGTAGCCCTCTCGAGCATCACTACCTTTACTACCTTGGAGGCACCTTTTGTTTCTGAAGTGCTTGTCTCAGATATTCGCCTCTATGATGCATATATTAATTGGACAACAAATAAAGCGACCACAACTTCACTTGAGTATGGTACTACGACTGGTTATGGACAGACTATTACTGACACTTCAGGATCACTCACAACAACCCATACCGTACATTTAGAGAATTTAACTGACGATACCACATACAATTTTAAGCCAACAGGAGTGGATATTACTGGCAATAACCCGGCGAGTGGTAACTACACCTTCACCACCCTGACCTTCCCCCGGGTCGAGAACATCACCTGGGCTAATCAAGCCGAAGGCGAGACCGAAGTGCAATGGACTACCAATGTCCCCACCACCTCCCAAGTGGAATATTACAACGAAACTACTCCAGCCAAGACCCAAGGTAATACGGTCCTGACCACGGAACACTCCGTCCTTCTCTTTGGCCTCGACGATGCCACCATTTACCAATTCCAAGTCCGAGGCACTGACCAATTTGGCTACGAAGCCATCTCAGATGAGCAAGAGTTCCGTACCCTGGAAGATACTACCCCTCCAGTCGTGAGTAATGTGCAGGTAGAGTCCAATACCATTGGCTCAGGTGAGCTCTCTCGTGTGCAGATCATTGTCCGCTGGACCACCAATGAGCCTACCTCTTCCCAAGTCCGCTTTGGTGAAGGAAATAACCTTTCCTCTGAATCAGATGTGAACCCAGAGTTAGTCTATGATCACCTCCTTGTCGTCTCAGACCTAGAACCAGCGAGAACCTACAATATTCAGGCTATTGCCGTTGACAAAGCAGGGAATAGTACTGACTCTGATACCTACCGAGTGCTTACCACCCGTCGGAGAGATTCCTTCCTCCAACTGGTCATTGGCAACCTGGAAGACACCTTTGCCTGGTTTACCAATATTGGGGGGTTTTAA
- a CDS encoding ABC transporter permease, whose protein sequence is MKFSYIAFLSTQNLRKRKLRSFLTIGGMAIGISSIVFLVSLGFGLQRLITSQVTNLEALTILDVSTGTSTLLQIDDDRIAGFKEIPHVLDVSPSYSISGQVAYTGSVTDIAMFGIQPEYVGLEGITPAFGRVFSIPDGNETVISTTAAELLGVEDFASLIGKTVTYSVSVEQTTDENGAPLDPNLPPPAPEVVDFDVEVIGVVDDELTLAYLPISILEITQPENYDLARVKVDNRDNLVGVRQEIEGLGYQVDSVADTVGQIDRIFLVFEIVMAGFGFIAMLVASLGAFNTLTVSLLERTREVGIMKALGTPSKDVYRLFLSESFLIGFSGGSLGILIGYSLGEIANVVVNYLANRYGGQSVDIFFTPFLLIVVIFSIIVLVSFLTGVYPARRASKLNPLDALRYE, encoded by the coding sequence ATGAAGTTTAGCTATATTGCTTTTCTCTCAACACAAAATTTGCGCAAACGTAAGCTGCGTAGCTTTTTGACAATTGGAGGTATGGCAATCGGTATCAGCTCAATTGTTTTCTTGGTTTCGCTTGGTTTTGGCTTACAGCGCCTCATTACCTCACAGGTAACTAATCTGGAAGCGCTTACCATACTTGATGTAAGTACCGGCACCTCAACCTTGCTACAAATTGATGATGATCGCATTGCTGGCTTTAAAGAGATTCCTCACGTGCTTGATGTAAGTCCCTCGTACAGTATTTCTGGTCAGGTAGCCTATACCGGGTCAGTCACTGATATTGCCATGTTTGGCATTCAACCGGAGTATGTAGGGCTAGAAGGTATAACACCGGCTTTTGGTCGAGTTTTTTCAATCCCTGATGGCAATGAAACAGTTATTAGCACTACGGCAGCTGAATTGCTTGGTGTTGAGGACTTTGCTTCTTTAATTGGCAAAACAGTTACGTATAGCGTTTCAGTAGAGCAAACGACTGATGAGAATGGCGCACCACTTGATCCAAATCTACCCCCACCGGCCCCTGAAGTAGTTGATTTTGATGTGGAGGTCATTGGAGTCGTGGATGATGAATTAACTCTAGCGTATTTACCTATTAGCATCTTGGAAATTACGCAACCAGAAAATTATGATTTAGCGCGCGTAAAAGTAGATAATAGAGATAATCTGGTCGGTGTCCGCCAAGAAATTGAAGGGCTAGGGTATCAAGTTGATTCAGTGGCTGATACTGTTGGTCAGATTGATCGTATCTTCCTGGTCTTTGAAATAGTCATGGCTGGATTTGGCTTTATTGCCATGTTGGTCGCATCCTTGGGCGCATTTAACACCTTAACCGTTTCTTTACTTGAACGTACGCGTGAAGTAGGAATCATGAAGGCGTTAGGCACACCGAGTAAGGATGTGTACCGACTTTTCTTGAGCGAGTCATTTTTGATTGGATTTTCAGGTGGAAGCTTGGGAATATTAATAGGATATTCCTTAGGTGAAATTGCCAACGTGGTAGTAAATTATTTGGCGAATCGTTATGGTGGTCAATCAGTTGATATTTTCTTCACTCCATTTTTGCTCATTGTTGTCATTTTCTCAATTATCGTGTTGGTGAGTTTCTTGACTGGTGTTTATCCTGCTCGTCGTGCGTCTAAACTCAATCCTTTGGACGCTCTGCGCTACGAATAA